In Bacillus sp. FJAT-45037, the following are encoded in one genomic region:
- the nikC gene encoding nickel transporter permease → MKPEWNNQPPLPPTNPPPPRDEFVAVSPWKEAFRSLRKNKLAVVGLFIISFFILIAIFAPLLTGYSYSQTDPPNRLQPPSAEHWFGTDDFGRDVFSRIVYGARLSLQVGFFAVTGALLFGTTLGLIAGYYGRWIDMLISRVFDIMLAFPSILLAIAIVAILGPSLQNALIAIAIVNIPIFGRLVRSKVISLREEEFVMAAKAQGMKNGRIILHHILPNSLAPIIVQATLGFGTAILEAAALGFLGLGAQAPMPEWGKMLSDSRQFIQSAPWTVLFPGFSIMLVVLGFNMIGDGLRDALDPKMKN, encoded by the coding sequence ATGAAACCAGAATGGAACAACCAACCGCCGTTACCACCAACGAATCCGCCCCCTCCTCGTGATGAATTTGTGGCTGTGTCACCTTGGAAGGAAGCTTTTCGCTCATTAAGAAAAAACAAACTTGCTGTCGTAGGTTTGTTTATCATTAGTTTTTTTATTTTAATTGCCATTTTCGCTCCATTGTTAACAGGTTATTCGTATTCGCAAACAGATCCGCCAAACCGCCTACAGCCGCCATCAGCGGAGCATTGGTTTGGGACGGATGATTTTGGTCGAGATGTGTTTTCGCGGATTGTGTACGGGGCAAGGCTTTCTTTGCAAGTAGGGTTCTTTGCCGTCACAGGGGCATTATTGTTTGGAACGACGCTTGGGTTAATTGCAGGCTACTATGGTCGTTGGATCGACATGTTGATCTCGCGTGTGTTTGACATTATGTTAGCGTTCCCGAGTATACTTTTAGCGATAGCAATTGTGGCCATATTAGGGCCTTCTTTACAAAATGCGTTAATTGCGATCGCGATTGTGAATATCCCGATCTTCGGCCGATTAGTCAGGTCGAAAGTAATCAGCTTACGGGAAGAAGAGTTTGTTATGGCGGCTAAAGCGCAGGGGATGAAAAATGGACGGATCATCTTGCACCATATTCTCCCTAATAGTCTCGCTCCGATTATCGTGCAAGCGACGCTCGGATTTGGAACAGCAATTTTAGAAGCAGCAGCACTCGGTTTTCTTGGTCTCGGGGCACAAGCACCAATGCCTGAGTGGGGGAAGATGCTGTCTGATTCGAGACAATTTATCCAATCTGCACCTTGGACCGTCCTATTCCCAGGCTTTTCGATCATGCTCGTTGTTCTTGGATTCAATATGATCGGCGATGGATTACGAGATGCTCTGGATCCGAAAATGAAAAACTAA
- a CDS encoding ABC transporter permease encodes MLAYTIRRLLLLVPVLIGMTIVTFSIIHLIPGNPAQTILGEQASPQAIAELEERLGLNEPYWVQYGLYMKDLATGDLGTSLRTNKPIIEEVWPYLAATIELTIFAMIFAIIIGVNAGIVSAWKQNSWFDYVSMLIALVGVSMPIFWLALMEQWIFAQELGWLPAFGRDNPRDPIISTTNLYVLDTLMSGQLDKTWESIKHLILPGIALGTIPMAIIARMTRSSMLEVLRSDYIRTVNAKGSGQGVVIYKHALKNAAIPVLTIVGLQTGNLLGGAILTETIFSWPGIGRYIFEAINYRDYPVIQSGILIVATIFVLINLFVDLLYSHIDPRIKY; translated from the coding sequence ATGCTAGCATACACAATCAGGCGGTTACTGTTGTTGGTCCCTGTTTTAATTGGGATGACGATTGTGACATTTTCTATTATTCATTTAATACCGGGTAACCCTGCACAGACGATTTTAGGAGAACAAGCCTCGCCGCAAGCTATTGCAGAGCTCGAGGAGAGACTTGGACTGAATGAGCCGTATTGGGTGCAGTATGGGTTGTACATGAAAGACTTGGCAACTGGGGACTTAGGAACATCGCTGCGGACGAATAAACCGATCATCGAAGAAGTTTGGCCATATTTAGCAGCGACAATAGAATTGACGATTTTTGCAATGATTTTTGCCATTATTATCGGTGTGAATGCTGGAATTGTTAGTGCGTGGAAACAAAATTCGTGGTTTGACTATGTCAGTATGCTAATTGCTCTCGTCGGGGTATCGATGCCGATCTTTTGGCTAGCGCTGATGGAACAATGGATTTTTGCGCAAGAGTTAGGGTGGTTGCCAGCTTTCGGACGGGACAATCCCCGTGACCCAATTATCTCAACAACCAATCTCTACGTACTCGACACGCTTATGAGTGGCCAGCTTGATAAGACGTGGGAATCGATCAAACATTTAATTCTTCCAGGAATCGCTCTAGGGACGATACCGATGGCAATTATTGCAAGGATGACTCGTTCGAGTATGTTAGAAGTGTTACGTTCTGATTATATTCGAACCGTCAATGCAAAAGGATCTGGACAAGGTGTCGTCATTTACAAGCATGCCTTAAAAAATGCAGCGATCCCTGTGTTAACGATTGTAGGCTTGCAAACGGGTAATCTATTAGGCGGTGCGATCTTAACAGAGACGATCTTTAGTTGGCCGGGTATTGGGCGTTATATTTTTGAAGCGATTAATTATCGTGATTATCCCGTGATTCAGTCAGGCATTCTCATTGTAGCGACAATCTTTGTCCTGATTAATTTATTTGTTGATTTGCTTTATTCTCATATCGATCCACGGATTAAATACTAA
- a CDS encoding ABC transporter substrate-binding protein yields the protein MLAFVLFLAACSSNESSTPESSEGETEVDETETTEPAEPAEPAEPAGDQTLVFARGGDSVSLDYASVTDGESSRVTKQVYETLIEFDRDSFDLGPGLAHDWEVDESGLRFVFHLEEGVTFHDGTDFNADAVKLNFERWADPEHEYAFTDDGYNYSVYGTQFGGFKGDDGHVIEEINVLGDYEIEFVLNQPLGSFLQNMGMSYFAITSPQAFEDHGSAINENPVGTGPFKFVSWSRDDSIVLEKNENYWKEGLPKLDRVIFQVIPDNSARLTALRSGQIDIMDGLNPDDVTQIEGEGDLQVFERATNNIGYLGFHVDKEPFNNPVVRRAFNHAIDKEGLISILYGGLAQTAKNAVPPGYLGYNDNIDEYAFDQELAKELLEEAGIAEGFTFDLWTMPVARPYMPDPQRAAEAIQANLAEVGITANIVTKEWATYLEETEQGMHDVFMLGWSGVNGDPDYFLSNLLHGDAIPGGNRSFYSNDAVNDLLVKAKTAVDFDERAALYEEAQEIIHEDAPMVPLVHSIPTLAGNSNVKGYIAHPSTSETLDEVYLGE from the coding sequence ATGCTAGCATTTGTTTTATTTCTAGCAGCATGTAGCAGTAACGAATCATCTACACCAGAATCAAGTGAAGGTGAAACAGAAGTAGATGAGACAGAAACAACGGAACCAGCAGAACCAGCAGAACCAGCAGAACCGGCTGGCGACCAAACACTTGTCTTTGCTCGAGGTGGGGACTCTGTTAGCTTAGACTACGCGAGTGTAACAGACGGAGAATCGTCTCGTGTCACTAAGCAGGTTTATGAAACATTGATTGAATTTGATCGTGATTCATTTGACCTTGGACCAGGTCTTGCTCATGACTGGGAAGTTGATGAATCAGGTCTACGATTTGTATTCCATTTAGAAGAAGGAGTCACGTTCCATGACGGAACAGACTTTAACGCCGATGCGGTCAAACTAAATTTTGAACGTTGGGCAGATCCAGAGCATGAATATGCGTTTACGGATGATGGCTATAATTACAGCGTCTATGGTACGCAATTTGGTGGATTTAAAGGCGACGATGGCCATGTGATTGAAGAGATCAATGTACTTGGCGACTATGAAATTGAGTTTGTGTTAAATCAACCGTTAGGATCATTCTTGCAAAATATGGGGATGAGCTATTTTGCGATCACGTCTCCACAAGCATTTGAAGATCATGGTAGTGCAATTAATGAAAATCCAGTCGGCACAGGTCCATTCAAATTTGTTAGTTGGTCTCGTGATGACTCTATTGTGCTTGAGAAAAACGAAAACTATTGGAAAGAAGGACTACCGAAGCTTGATCGAGTCATTTTCCAAGTAATTCCTGATAACTCGGCTCGTTTAACAGCCTTGCGTTCAGGTCAAATTGACATTATGGATGGACTGAATCCTGATGATGTGACACAAATTGAAGGCGAAGGTGACTTACAAGTATTTGAACGAGCAACGAATAACATCGGATACTTAGGGTTCCACGTTGATAAAGAGCCGTTTAATAACCCTGTCGTTCGTCGTGCTTTTAATCATGCAATTGATAAAGAAGGATTAATTTCGATTCTTTACGGTGGCTTAGCTCAAACGGCTAAAAATGCTGTTCCTCCAGGCTACCTTGGGTACAACGATAACATTGATGAGTATGCATTTGACCAAGAGCTTGCTAAAGAATTATTAGAAGAAGCAGGTATTGCAGAAGGCTTCACGTTTGATCTATGGACGATGCCAGTAGCGCGTCCGTACATGCCAGATCCACAACGTGCAGCGGAAGCGATTCAAGCGAACTTAGCGGAAGTTGGTATCACAGCCAATATCGTAACGAAAGAATGGGCGACGTACCTAGAAGAGACGGAGCAAGGTATGCATGATGTGTTCATGCTCGGTTGGTCTGGTGTCAACGGTGACCCAGATTACTTCTTATCGAACTTGCTGCACGGTGATGCAATTCCGGGTGGTAACCGTTCATTCTACAGCAATGACGCAGTGAATGATCTCCTTGTCAAAGCGAAGACGGCCGTTGATTTCGACGAGCGTGCAGCGCTGTATGAAGAAGCACAAGAGATTATCCATGAAGACGCACCAATGGTTCCACTCGTGCATTCAATCCCAACACTTGCAGGAAACTCAAATGTAAAAGGATACATTGCACATCCATCAACAAGCGAAACATTGGATGAAGTGTATTTGGGAGAGTAA
- a CDS encoding ABC transporter ATP-binding protein, whose translation MAKPLLEVKGLKKYFDVTGGFLSRKVGEVKAVDDVSFTVYEGEILGIVGESGCGKSTTGKSILRLIEPTEGEVKFEGRDVTKLSNEEMRKLRRDMQIIFQDPYASLNPRHTIERIISEPLLVHGIGTKAERREKVENLLEVVGLSSYHANRYPHQFSGGQRQRIGIARALAVNPKLVICDEPVSALDVSVQSQILNLMEDLKDEFKLTYVFIAHDLSVVKHISDRVGVMYLGRMVELAGKDSLYESPLHPYTKALLSAVPVPDPDMVSERIILEGDVPSPSNPPSGCTFHTRCSECMDICRSERPILQEVGEGHFVACHLYP comes from the coding sequence TTGGCTAAACCGCTATTAGAGGTGAAGGGGTTAAAGAAATATTTTGATGTGACAGGGGGCTTTCTCAGCAGGAAAGTTGGTGAGGTGAAAGCAGTTGATGATGTGAGCTTTACGGTGTACGAGGGGGAGATTCTCGGTATTGTCGGAGAATCAGGTTGCGGGAAGTCGACGACGGGTAAGTCGATCTTACGTTTGATTGAGCCGACAGAGGGCGAAGTGAAGTTTGAAGGGCGAGATGTGACCAAATTAAGTAATGAAGAAATGCGCAAGCTTCGTCGAGACATGCAGATCATTTTTCAGGACCCGTATGCGTCTCTCAATCCCCGTCACACGATTGAACGAATCATTAGTGAGCCGCTTCTCGTTCACGGGATTGGAACTAAGGCGGAACGGCGTGAAAAAGTAGAGAACTTGTTAGAAGTGGTCGGACTTAGCTCATACCATGCCAATCGCTACCCCCATCAGTTTAGTGGAGGGCAAAGGCAACGGATTGGGATAGCAAGGGCGCTTGCTGTCAATCCGAAGCTAGTCATTTGCGATGAGCCCGTGTCGGCCCTTGATGTGTCCGTGCAGTCGCAAATTTTGAATTTGATGGAAGATTTAAAGGATGAGTTTAAACTCACCTATGTATTTATTGCTCATGACCTTAGTGTCGTTAAGCATATAAGTGATCGTGTCGGGGTGATGTATCTTGGTCGGATGGTCGAGCTTGCGGGGAAAGATTCGCTTTATGAATCTCCGCTACACCCTTATACGAAAGCTCTCTTATCAGCTGTACCGGTGCCTGACCCAGATATGGTGTCGGAGCGAATTATTTTAGAAGGCGATGTACCGAGTCCTTCGAATCCGCCAAGTGGCTGCACGTTCCACACACGATGTTCAGAGTGTATGGATATTTGTCGCAGTGAAAGGCCTATTTTGCAAGAAGTTGGAGAAGGTCATTTTGTGGCGTGTCACCTTTATCCGTGA
- a CDS encoding ABC transporter ATP-binding protein, which produces MSDVILELKHVRTHFFTDGGEVPAVDDVSLKLHKGEVVGIVGESGCGKSVTSLSVMNLIPNPPGKIVGGEILFKDENLAKVSTRRMKKIRGNEIAMIFQEPMTSLNPLFTIGNQLIEAIRNHQKLSKKAARAKAVDMLKLVGIPRADEIVDEYPHQLSGGMRQRVMIAMAMSCDPEVLIADEPTTALDVTIQAQILDLMRKLNKEQGTAIMMITHDLGVVAEICDRVIVMYAGKVVEEGDVRTILKEPKHPYTKGLIKSLPKIHEKEQRLYSIPGSVPKPGTILQGCRFMARCESAFARCQVEDPDLIEESSGHQVRCFLYESEGSENVG; this is translated from the coding sequence ATGTCTGATGTCATACTCGAATTAAAACATGTCCGTACTCACTTCTTTACTGACGGGGGAGAAGTTCCTGCTGTGGATGATGTGAGTCTGAAGCTTCATAAGGGAGAAGTCGTCGGCATTGTGGGGGAGTCTGGGTGCGGGAAAAGTGTGACGTCGCTATCTGTGATGAACCTAATCCCAAACCCGCCTGGAAAAATTGTTGGAGGCGAGATTTTATTTAAAGATGAGAATTTAGCTAAGGTGAGCACTCGTCGCATGAAGAAGATTCGTGGAAATGAGATTGCGATGATCTTCCAGGAGCCGATGACGTCATTGAATCCGCTGTTTACAATCGGCAATCAATTAATAGAAGCGATTCGTAATCATCAGAAACTATCCAAAAAAGCTGCACGTGCCAAGGCGGTCGATATGTTGAAACTCGTGGGAATACCGCGTGCTGATGAGATCGTTGATGAATATCCGCATCAACTTTCAGGGGGAATGCGGCAGCGCGTGATGATTGCGATGGCAATGAGCTGTGATCCTGAGGTACTAATAGCCGATGAGCCAACGACGGCACTTGATGTAACGATCCAAGCGCAGATTCTAGATTTGATGCGCAAGCTGAACAAGGAGCAAGGGACGGCAATTATGATGATTACGCATGATCTCGGTGTCGTGGCAGAAATATGTGATCGGGTGATTGTGATGTATGCAGGAAAAGTGGTCGAAGAGGGCGATGTTCGAACGATTTTGAAGGAACCGAAGCATCCCTATACAAAAGGGTTAATTAAGTCGCTTCCGAAAATCCACGAAAAAGAACAACGGCTGTACTCGATCCCAGGAAGTGTTCCGAAGCCAGGGACCATTCTACAAGGGTGTCGATTCATGGCGCGATGTGAGTCTGCATTCGCCCGATGTCAGGTGGAAGATCCAGACTTAATTGAGGAATCGAGTGGCCATCAAGTCAGGTGCTTCCTTTATGAATCAGAAGGGAGTGAGAATGTTGGCTAA
- a CDS encoding LCP family protein — translation MTEFRLNRKQKKKKSTIQKMMRAFFITSILLIIVSAGAIGYFALKVNNAASNSYQELDRNTVSDLRDSEVTLSKDPTSILLMGVEDYEGGRGRTDALILLVINPGEEKAAMLSIPRDSKTHIPYINREDKINHAYSYGYEDATVGAVQEMFDIPIDYFVSTNFDGFEEVIDELGGITVDVPFSFTQTDMDLNKISFEEGEMTLDGRESLAFVRMRKQDPRGDFGRNERQQIVIQSIIDKTLSISSINRLDNLVDVVGDNTKTNIRLREVMSSTGLYKYLTDRSLETLQLEGTDERRNGVYYFIPSEESLLKTQSKLKTILELEPSTEETSD, via the coding sequence ATGACTGAATTTCGTTTAAATAGAAAACAAAAGAAAAAAAAATCTACTATACAAAAAATGATGCGCGCCTTTTTTATCACTAGTATTCTTCTAATCATCGTTTCAGCTGGTGCAATTGGTTACTTCGCATTAAAAGTTAACAATGCAGCTAGTAACAGTTATCAAGAACTAGATCGAAACACAGTTTCTGACCTACGTGATTCCGAAGTGACACTTAGCAAAGATCCGACATCTATTTTATTAATGGGAGTCGAAGATTATGAAGGTGGAAGAGGTAGAACCGATGCTCTTATACTTCTAGTAATTAATCCTGGTGAAGAAAAAGCAGCGATGCTAAGCATTCCTCGTGATAGTAAAACTCATATCCCTTACATTAACCGTGAGGATAAAATTAATCATGCTTATAGCTACGGATATGAAGATGCTACAGTTGGGGCCGTACAGGAAATGTTTGATATTCCAATTGACTATTTTGTTTCTACGAATTTTGATGGGTTTGAAGAAGTAATCGATGAACTAGGTGGCATCACCGTTGATGTACCATTTTCATTTACTCAAACTGATATGGATTTAAATAAGATTTCTTTCGAGGAAGGTGAGATGACCTTAGATGGTCGAGAATCTCTTGCCTTTGTTAGGATGAGAAAACAAGATCCAAGAGGCGACTTTGGCCGTAATGAGCGACAGCAAATTGTTATACAGTCAATCATAGACAAAACTCTTTCAATTAGTTCAATAAATCGACTTGATAATTTAGTGGATGTTGTTGGTGACAATACAAAAACAAATATTCGACTACGTGAAGTGATGTCTTCTACTGGGCTCTACAAGTATTTAACTGATCGGTCTTTAGAAACATTACAACTAGAAGGTACCGATGAAAGAAGAAACGGTGTCTATTATTTCATTCCAAGTGAAGAGTCATTACTTAAAACCCAAAGTAAACTAAAGACCATTCTTGAATTAGAACCATCAACTGAAGAAACATCAGATTAA
- a CDS encoding SH3 domain-containing protein yields MKKFSRKVAISVGASAILVVGAMSLPIKSDASSNVVLASVEWVQSQLGSVNSKVNQLESTVQRQQQEINSLKKALETGDYQPPEATLPNQVYVSKSNVTVHSGATANYRVVSRPTMGTSLQIIDSHESTNGLWYRVNVSSTVKGWIFSGDVSSTQVNAPTQAITTTTVNIRRGATTGYASVQTVPRSTTLKYLGDFTNNAGELWYNVETSTGTRGWIIATHAEVR; encoded by the coding sequence ATGAAGAAGTTTAGTAGAAAAGTAGCGATATCCGTAGGAGCTTCAGCTATTTTAGTAGTTGGCGCAATGTCTCTTCCGATAAAGTCAGATGCATCAAGTAATGTTGTCTTAGCAAGTGTCGAATGGGTTCAATCTCAATTGGGTTCAGTTAATTCAAAAGTAAATCAACTTGAGTCAACTGTACAACGTCAGCAACAAGAAATTAATTCATTGAAAAAAGCGCTTGAAACAGGAGATTACCAGCCACCAGAAGCTACTTTACCTAATCAGGTTTATGTTAGTAAATCCAATGTTACCGTGCACTCTGGTGCCACTGCAAATTATAGAGTTGTTTCGCGCCCAACAATGGGAACATCGTTACAAATCATTGACTCGCATGAATCAACAAATGGTTTATGGTACCGTGTTAATGTTTCATCAACAGTAAAGGGTTGGATCTTCAGCGGTGACGTCTCTTCTACTCAAGTTAACGCTCCAACTCAAGCTATCACAACAACTACTGTTAACATACGTAGAGGAGCTACTACTGGCTATGCTTCTGTACAAACGGTCCCTAGATCGACAACACTAAAGTATCTCGGTGATTTTACAAATAACGCTGGAGAACTTTGGTACAATGTTGAGACATCCACTGGAACTAGAGGGTGGATCATCGCTACTCACGCTGAGGTAAGATAA
- a CDS encoding SpoIID/LytB domain-containing protein, with translation MKIKGLQFLLIFGLCLFVFQSEARAFTSAPYQKPVTVTLDTNGNSFPVVLNGLYELHNRSTNEKVLLQPGTSITISRNGSNITLQTLGRTYQSPNGFTIQEMKGNNQINTFSSATTMRRGALSSYDAVTELYRGEAAKYLGQFTNNHGQLWFNIETSTGQRGWVPATTTFQPRNIPTLALATYKNRQYRGTLEFTTNGASIRTVNRLDIEEYLKGVVPGEMPPSWHLEALKAQAIAARSYALNTMNLTTTPASQVYGGYTSEHPRSNQAVDETKKRIVSYNGKPVQAFFFSTSGGRTANIGDVWNSSQSTFPYFASVNDPYENSPHGSWTESYNSRTLLDQFGFGPSAILLDIQVNKSGQNGEVRAVTLHTTAGNKTITGNENQIRRIFPSASAYGFLRSNWFDLASNQSYTVQNANNQQKQFSVKGQQVQTATGISTITSDQVHIQSATGTAQLTDSDPRSIVLTGKGWGHRIGMSQYGAKGFAEQGRSAEQILRHYYTGTTISQY, from the coding sequence ATGAAAATTAAAGGATTACAATTTCTACTCATTTTCGGACTATGCCTTTTTGTATTTCAAAGTGAGGCTCGTGCTTTTACTTCCGCACCTTATCAAAAGCCAGTAACAGTTACATTAGATACAAACGGAAATTCATTCCCTGTTGTTTTAAATGGTCTTTATGAATTGCATAATCGATCGACTAACGAGAAAGTATTATTACAACCTGGCACTTCCATTACGATCTCACGTAATGGATCAAATATTACTTTGCAAACATTGGGTAGAACCTATCAATCTCCAAATGGATTTACAATTCAAGAGATGAAAGGCAACAACCAAATCAATACATTTAGTAGCGCAACAACTATGAGACGAGGAGCACTCTCTTCTTATGATGCTGTCACTGAACTGTATCGAGGAGAAGCTGCTAAATATCTAGGACAGTTTACCAATAATCACGGACAGCTATGGTTCAACATTGAAACAAGCACGGGACAACGTGGTTGGGTACCTGCAACAACTACATTCCAACCAAGGAACATACCTACTCTAGCATTAGCCACTTACAAAAATAGACAATACCGTGGCACCTTAGAATTCACAACAAATGGAGCGTCTATTCGTACGGTGAATCGTCTTGATATTGAAGAATACTTAAAAGGTGTTGTCCCTGGTGAAATGCCTCCTAGTTGGCACCTCGAAGCTTTGAAGGCTCAAGCAATAGCTGCACGTAGTTATGCTCTAAATACAATGAACCTAACAACTACACCTGCTAGCCAAGTTTACGGAGGGTACACATCGGAACATCCGCGCTCTAACCAAGCAGTTGATGAAACAAAAAAGAGAATTGTGTCTTACAATGGTAAACCAGTCCAAGCCTTTTTCTTCTCTACAAGTGGTGGACGTACAGCTAACATTGGTGATGTATGGAACTCTAGTCAATCAACATTTCCGTATTTTGCATCGGTAAATGACCCTTACGAGAACTCACCTCATGGATCGTGGACTGAATCTTATAATTCTAGAACATTATTAGATCAGTTTGGGTTTGGACCTTCTGCGATTTTACTAGATATTCAAGTTAATAAATCGGGACAAAATGGTGAAGTTCGAGCGGTTACGCTTCACACAACAGCTGGAAATAAGACGATCACAGGAAATGAAAATCAAATTCGAAGAATCTTTCCAAGTGCGTCGGCTTATGGATTCCTTCGGTCAAATTGGTTTGACTTAGCTTCTAACCAATCCTATACGGTTCAGAACGCTAACAACCAACAAAAGCAGTTTAGTGTGAAAGGTCAACAAGTTCAAACGGCTACTGGAATCTCTACAATAACGTCAGACCAAGTTCATATTCAGTCAGCAACAGGAACTGCTCAGCTAACTGACTCTGACCCACGTTCTATTGTTCTTACTGGTAAAGGTTGGGGACATCGTATTGGAATGAGTCAATATGGGGCAAAAGGTTTTGCTGAACAAGGTCGTTCCGCTGAACAAATTCTAAGACATTACTATACCGGCACAACCATTAGCCAGTATTAA
- a CDS encoding O-antigen polymerase: MLYIIIWFFTLLLSIFLFRKASGSLSLLKPNMLSIVFYYSLFITCFIGALLIVLNVDQHYMIARIRDDGVREIGYWLIILIMILLPATMVAVASILGFDAKKELNGYLKKPVIFEESKSQHVLFIVFSAVSLIGVSAVLYTFLMLNQIPLIGLLTGATSTELAQMRIDSSRNFGGNVLIRNILAINLVPLLSIIAYVYGTFTKDPKWRIWFVVLFFSSILINVYNLAKAPIFFYFLMLLLTALYIGHIRLSARRIFAMLSVGVIGIIIMYVFIQDVRDLNQFLSYNSGPIGRLILAQIAPFFLHLDLFGQFVPYLNGASLPSSMLSLYDVEHVRSARLTLEYYFPNRVEDGTGGVLNTIYAAEAYANFRYAGVILGTIYIGLLLQLMYMIFLRLPKHPIYIALFIFFTINIPRTLVGGFTDFLYNPLWIAVTVLTIGILIVKRVYQEGKDRIRLR, encoded by the coding sequence ATGCTATATATCATCATCTGGTTTTTTACTTTACTTTTATCGATCTTCCTCTTTCGCAAGGCCTCCGGAAGTTTATCATTACTAAAGCCTAATATGCTATCGATTGTTTTTTATTATTCCTTATTTATTACGTGCTTTATTGGGGCATTACTAATTGTCTTAAATGTTGATCAGCATTATATGATTGCAAGGATACGTGATGATGGAGTAAGGGAAATTGGTTATTGGCTTATTATTTTAATTATGATTCTTCTGCCAGCTACAATGGTTGCTGTTGCTTCTATACTAGGATTTGATGCAAAGAAAGAATTGAATGGATACTTAAAAAAACCAGTCATATTCGAAGAGAGTAAAAGTCAACACGTATTGTTTATCGTATTTTCTGCCGTTTCTTTAATTGGTGTAAGTGCAGTGCTGTATACCTTTCTAATGTTAAACCAGATCCCTTTGATCGGTTTACTAACAGGGGCTACTAGTACAGAGTTAGCGCAAATGAGAATTGATTCGAGCCGTAACTTTGGAGGGAATGTGTTAATTCGTAACATTCTTGCGATTAACCTCGTCCCATTGTTATCCATCATTGCTTATGTATACGGTACATTTACTAAAGACCCTAAGTGGAGAATTTGGTTTGTTGTATTATTTTTTTCCTCAATTTTAATTAATGTCTATAATTTAGCAAAAGCACCAATCTTCTTCTATTTCCTAATGCTTCTTCTAACAGCTTTATATATTGGACACATACGCTTGAGTGCAAGACGTATTTTTGCAATGCTATCAGTAGGAGTTATTGGGATTATCATCATGTATGTATTCATTCAGGATGTAAGAGACCTTAACCAATTCCTCTCTTATAACTCTGGACCTATAGGTCGCTTAATATTAGCTCAAATTGCTCCATTTTTCCTTCACCTTGATTTGTTCGGTCAATTTGTTCCATACCTTAACGGTGCAAGCTTGCCCTCAAGTATGTTGTCATTATACGATGTGGAGCATGTCCGCTCAGCGAGATTAACGTTGGAATACTATTTTCCTAACCGAGTGGAGGATGGGACAGGTGGCGTATTAAATACAATCTATGCAGCGGAAGCTTATGCGAATTTTAGATATGCAGGTGTGATATTAGGTACGATATATATAGGTTTGCTGTTGCAACTCATGTATATGATCTTTTTAAGGTTGCCAAAGCACCCAATCTATATTGCATTGTTTATCTTTTTTACGATTAACATCCCAAGAACATTAGTAGGAGGTTTTACAGACTTTCTCTATAATCCTTTATGGATTGCAGTCACTGTTCTGACAATTGGTATTCTCATTGTGAAACGAGTGTATCAAGAAGGGAAAGATAGAATTAGACTTAGATAA